The Arachis ipaensis cultivar K30076 chromosome B07, Araip1.1, whole genome shotgun sequence genomic interval TATACAGCCCAATTCGAAAAACACGATGtggatggtttagggtttatcattTATGAATGTTTTTTTCagtttaggatttaagatttagtTTAGGAttaagggtttatgatttaggattaGATTAAGGGTTTAGAGTTTGGTTAAGTGTTGTGGAGTTTTGGGATTTATGTTTTATGATAAGGTTTAGGGTTTGATTAAGGGTGTAGGATATATTGTTATTTGATgtataaaaatttattagaatatttaaaataattaaagttaAGTAAATGTGAAAATAAGTAAATCGTCGTCCACTTGTGACTGTTGGTACCAAAAAATATTATAAGGGTCTTTTGTATTTGTTCTTCTTATACGTCAAGTTGAACGGTAGGACGTGTCTGAATTACTAATAGTCGACTTTGCTCCCTCCTGAGGCTCAAAACATATTCGCTAGCAGCCTTATAGATCCCATGGAATTTGAAATCATATGGACCATTCCCCTCAGCGTCAACTCTTGATTATGATCAAGCTAAACCTTTCTAACCTTCCAATTTGAGCTAGACTTATCAAGATAAATGGATAGCTTCGCCTCACAGTTTGTTCGTGTTTCCAGCCTATGAGATATGACTTGAGATCAACTCTGTCATAGTGCTTTTCATCTTTTAGACTAAcccagtgtaaacgagatacgtatttacttatttcgtttatactgtaaacgagagaAGTAATGTGATCTTTTTTGGTAAAAACGCTAGTAAATATATATTTCggtaattaatatatttattttatttatttaaaaaaatccgaCAATTTTATTCAAATATATGTGCCAGTCACACTAATTATTCTCTTTCGGCAATTTACGTCTCATAAAACATTTCATTGATTACTATTCTAATTCACATCAAACACTTAACAACAAATAAGATCAGATttttgagtttggaaaactaGATTGAAGACACTGATGATTCAGAACCGATTTTGAAGGGAAATTTAATGCAGGTTAATTGGTTGTCCTTATGGTCGTTGAATGTCAGCTTCACATTATAGGTTCCCTGCAAAAATAGCACAAGTTAAAATAATGCATAAGAAGTTAACAAGAAATTAGtcgcaaattattttttatattggagTGAGAATGATGGTTTTTATGATTATGGATTGTAAGAGTGTTAATCTTAAATGTGGCACTATTTGATTTAAAATGTAAAAATCGAATCCTTCTATTTTGATGGAGTAAAAATTGGACCTTTGATTTGtaaacttcaaaaaaaaaaaaaatcacaacaaACAAAATAGATTCTCCAATTTGATATTAGAAAATTTTCAAACATCCCCTTGTTAAGTAATCAGGCCTCGTGACTACACATTcccataaaaaaaatacatagaaAGCTAATAGAATTAGATTCCACACGCTCCTCCTCGtccataataaaaaattttagtctATTAGTTAACAAGAAaggaatatatcataaaataaaataaaaaaagtaagaAACTGCATTGAATGAAGTAAACTAACTATTTTTCATACACAGAGAACTAACAACTAATTTACAACTAACAATCTAACAAACTTGCCAGCTAGAACTGGAATCTAACTAACTTAACTTACatactaactaattaactatatAAATAATACATAACCCTaatcaattaataaaaaaaaaacttataccTTCGTGTACTAATCAAATATTAATACATGTTACTATTAGTATAAATAATACCGGTATAGTACTATTCGCGTATATTTATATAGTAGTTGTTATCTTTATGTACACGGACAATTGACATATACAGTTGTTGATATTATACATATACGaattagttattaaaatcagccaccaatatatttgtatataaatatatgtgtggtttaatttattttcaatatatatttatattctaacatatattttatactagtggctGACTTTGTTGACTGACGTAACATCTTAAAACTAACCAGTGGAGTATAGGAAGGCAACAATTCAGTGTGAACGAGGGTGAAATCGCCAGCAGGAAGAGGACAAGGTGCTTCCTCACATAGATCATGGTGAAATATAGCAGGTGCTCCTTCTGCTCCAGCATATGTAATTTCATACACTAAGTCCCCACTTGGAATTGTTTCAGCTGCATCAAACATATATAGGTTCAACACATTATATATCATTAATAATTGATGGAATTAAATTAAGAAATTTAAAGGAAAAAGAAGGTGTTATATATATACGTGTATAAGCTGAGATCTTGAAGGTGAAAGGCTCTCCTCTGACCACAGGATCTGGTAATATCTTCACATCACTCACCTTCACAACATAGTTTGCACTCTTCTCTGCATATCATACAgttcaaattaaataaatatgcaAGGATAAAATCAATATTATgtgtaaataaaaaattagttaccTCATGTGTATAAAAAAATTCAATCCCGCTACGTTACCAATAGcatttctgccaacttctgccaactcttatttataattgtgtttaatgAATGTGTTTTtatagatgtgtctaataaaaatgtcttttttatgactgggtctaatagaagtgtctttatagatgtaTTTTTTGGATGTGTCTGTATATGATACCGTGAgagttttttactttttttaacaCTAAACTCATTGgctttatatattttcttttaaaataatcatcATATatcaataatgaaagttgaactCATCACATTTTTATAAGTGACAAATTTTTTATTAACTATATTCCACAGAGGGTTAAATAACTTTAATGATTAGCAGTTTAGCAGACATGCTTTGTGTTTTgaatctttattttaaaattcagCATTATTATATACCATTTTCCTAATAAAGAAAGGCCTAAGCTTAAAGAAAAACCTATCAATTTTTTAACAAGCTAAGAGGGATAGGAAGGGTTTTATTcaattcccaaaaaaaaaaaaataaataaaagggtgGAGAGTTGACCAACATTTACATAAAAATTATCGACAATTGGGTATAATTTTTCATGCTGGGAACAATATAATGCCAGAACTTAAGGCATGAAATTTAATTAATTGAATATATATGACCTGCTGCTGAATGAATCTCTCTAAGCTTATCAATCAATAATGGATATATAATCACACAGAAGAAGCTCTAAATAACATAACATGAAGCAGGATGAATGCAGAGAATGTTGAAGAATAATAAGCCAAAAATCATAGaactcataaaataaaaaatggtagcaaataaattaataattaatttttaccgCAGTATTTGATAGTCTCAGCTTGAGCTTGTAGCAAAATGGTGGAAGAAGAAATGCATAGGAAGAGGAGTATTTTGAGCATTGAAGCAGAAGAGTGAATCTCCATGGCTATTGATGAAATCAGATTATGAAAATGCTTAGTTTATAAAGTTtgtcaacatatatatatatacgacaAACTAGTTACNNNNNNNNNNNNNNNNNNNNNNNNNNNNNNNNNNNNNNNNNNNNNNNNNNNNNNNNNNNNNNNNNNNNNNNNNNNNNNNNNNNNNNNNNNNNNNNNNNNNNNNNNNNNNNNNNNNNNNNNNNNNNNNNNNNNNNNNNNNNNNNNNNNNNNNNNNNNNNNNNNNNNNNNNNNNNNNNNNNNNNNNNNNNNNNNNNNNNNNNNNNNNNNNNNNNNNNNNNNNNNNNNNNNNNNNNNNNNNNNNNNNNNNNNNNNNNNNNNNNNNNNNNNNNNNNNNNNNNNNNNNNNNNNNNNNNNNNNNNNNNNNNNNNNNNNNNNNNNNNNNNNNNNNNNNNNNNNNNNNNNNNNNNNNNNNNNNNNNNNNNNNNNNNNNNNNNNNNNNNNNNNNNNNNNNNNNNNNNNNNNNNNNNNNNNNNNNNNNNNNNNNNNNNNNNNNNNNNNNNNNNNNNNNNNNNNNNNNNNNNNNNNNNNNNNNNNNNNNNNNNNNNNNNNNNNNNNNNNNNNNNNNNNNNNNNNNNNNNNNNNNNNNNNNNNNNNNNNNNNNNNNNNNNNNNNNNNNNNNNNNNNNNNNNNNNNNNNNNNNNNNNNNNNNNNNNNNNNNNNNNNNNNNNNNNNNNNNNNNNNNNNNNNNNNNNNNNNNNNNNNNNNNNNNNNNNNNNNNNNNNNNNNNNNNNNNNNNNNNNNNNNNNNNNNNNNNNNNNNNNNNNNNNNNNNNNNNNNNNNNNNNNNNNNNNNNNNNNNNNNNNNNNNNNNNNNNNNNNNNNNNNNNNNNNNNNNNNNNNNNNNNNNNNNNNNNNNNNNNNNNNNNNNNNNNNNNNNNNNNNNNNNNNNNNNNNNNNNNNNNNNNNNNNNNNNNNNNNNNNNNNNNTGGCTCaattttttctaattttgttatatatatttgaTAATGACTCGTAAAAGTTAAAACACACAGAAATGCAGACCATGCgagaaaaaaaaaaccattaaTTTATATAGGTAGTGCAAAAAAGAGTTAGTTAAGGAAATTCTTCAACATATTTGAGTATAAATGGACTAAAATACACCAAAagatataaaaaaacaaaaaaaaaatgacggTCCCGCTTCGTTATCCAGCCTGTTCTGTATGTATTTATGTGTAAGACCTGCTTATTTCTATATATTATGTGTAGTGGTAAATAATTTATGATTATCTTAGTGTTTAATTATGTTAATGAAGTACTTAAtcatgtttaaaattttattgattaATTCAGTTCAATTTGTTTAGTTTTAtggtataaatttaaaaaaaaaaaaaaatatatatatatatatataaattaattggATTCTGATACAGGGCTAGGTAGGGTGAGATGGGAAGTGGATCCTCTCCCGTGAATAAAAAACTGGATGGTGTGCAATGTTTAATCTAACCATTCACCAcattttctctcttttatttatttctggTCCCACTATTAAAATCAAAAGTGAGAGATTGCACTGTATTTTGTCAAGTGTTGGAAAAACTGGAGAGGATCTATTTCCGGTGAGATGGGTATGAGACAAGTATATATACATGCAGATTTGggacaaaaattaattttattatatatttattataattgatgtaatatttttttttgcatttttatcCATTTATTCTACTTGTTTCATTGGATCACTCTTTATAATAATGCTGTGATATTAGTCAGCATTAACCAAATTAGGATCGATTTGTAATATTTTACCTTTTAAAAGTAACTTatctattttgaaaaaataactgCAAGTTTGTAACATATAGAAATAACTTTTACTAAACATAAACAGTAATTATACTtggcaaaataattttaaaatttgaaaaattataatAGAGTTAAATATGATGATNNNNCAAATAACCCATATAAATTATGGTATGGAAAAATTTACATGATTCCACCAAAAAAAGAATAATTGACCATTTGTACCTATGAGAGTTCAGAACGCTGACATTTGTACCCATCGTAGATGGAAACTGACTTTGTAACCATGAGAGATTGGCTCCGTGTGACAAAAATAGTCTGGCTTGGGTTGGCACTTGCTTCGGGTTTGTAGCGTCCTACGTGGCTCTCCAAACCTCCCAAAGCCCAATCCACgtggaattaaacaattttttttagtaAGGGATAGGAGATTGAAGAGAATTTCATGGGACTTTGCTGATGTCCTAGCAGAGATCGTCGTTTTGTTTCCAAGTCGGAGAAGACTTCTGGAACACTCCCAAGCCATCACCCTGAAGCTACGGCTTTCAACGCTGTCATTCCCAAGTCGGAAAAGGCATTCGGAGCAGAACAGAGCCATCAGAACGAGAACGTGGAAGAGGAACTTGCAAGGAATAGGTAGCAGAGCTCCAACCCAGGAATTTCGTCGTCGACGTTGTAGAGGTCACTCCCTTTGGTCGGCAGAGAGTTGAGGTATGTCGTTGCCAATGTTGATTAATTTCAAATGTCATTGAGACTAGTTAGACAGATTACATTATCATATCAAATCGTGCTTGAGAATTGCTAAATTAGTTGATTAGttgatttagggtttgtgttaGGTgcttaattaattgatttatggTTTGTGTTAGATGTAGTAACATGTATTGTTTTCTTAGAATGTGTTGGTTTATTTCACTTTTAGGAATGACCACCATCCATATAACACTGTGTATTAATCATAGAGGACGGTTTGAGAGAGGGCCGTGTGGGAAGCTTAGTTACGTTGGTGGTGAAGTCACAGAGATAGAGAGGGTTAATGTTGATACCTTAAATGATTTTTTTGTATCTGATTTGTTGAAGGACATAGGATATACGTctgttactattttttttttggctAGAACCTGGGAAGGAGCTTGATGATGGGTTGAGGGACCTCAGGGTTGACATGGATATAGTTAGGATGTATGAGGCAGCTGTGAAGAACAGTAAGAGAATAAATGTATATACAGAGCATCCGGTGGATGAGCCCGTGTTAGTTGAGGAGAACAATATGACTCCATCAAAGATGAGAGTAAAGCGTTGTGCTAAAAGGGTTCCAACTCCAAAAAAGAGTCTAAAAAGAAGATTGATAGTAGTGGAAGATGAGGATGATGCTGAAATTGTACGTAATGTGCAAGTTGGGATGGAGGACCAAAAAAGGAGTGAGGCCCAGAGCAGGGAAGAGGCCTGTGAAGCACATAAACAGGCTGGTTTTGAGGCCCAAAAAGAGGACAATATCAATATGGCCCAGGAGACAGCAGACCCACAACTTTCAGTTTCTGATGAGGTAGGACAGGTTTTTCAGCCTCCCCCAACACCTGTCATACCAGATAAACCACTATCAGCTCAGTCCCAACCTTCCCAGCCACCTATTCAACAACATCAGCAACCAACACACACTACTTGTTCAGACTCAGTCCCTTCTTCTGAACCCAATGTCTCTATACCTCTTGAGTCAGAACAACTAACCCAATACACCCCACATCCATATGGGAATCCACTCTCACAATCAATCCATCAGACAGTCCCACCCTCTGAGACCAATAGGACTCCTCAGAATGATCAGAGCAATCCTTCAGATGAGGTTCAGGGAAGGCCAAAGGTGAACAGGAGGAGATCAACTAAGAGGCCCCCCTACAGGCCAGTCTTTCATCCCAAATCCCGATCCGGACAAGCCTCCAACCTTCTACGTCCCTGTTGATGAGGATGATTTCTTTGATAAAAATCCTGGACATCATTGCTATGAATTAGAGGAATTGCATAACATAGCAAGTGACGAGGATACTGACCAGACGCCAGTTTTTCCTCAGAGCATGCTGATGCCCCAGTGAGCCAGGTGCGGTTGGAGGTTGGGATGGAGTTTGAAACTCTAAGCCACTTCAGGAAGGCTGTCCGAAAGTTTAATATCAATATTGGAAGGAGCATATTCTTTGCTCGTTGTGATTCTACAAGATCGAAGGCCATATGCTATGATGAGGACTGTCCTTGGCAAATATACTGTGCCAAGAGAACATTTCCAGCAAGTTATCAGGTAAAGACATTCGTGAATGAACATACCTGCAACAGGGACAATCACTGTAAGTCAGCAGATGAAAAATGGGCCATAAATGAGTTAGAGGAGAGGATACGAGTGTAGCCAAACCTGACAGTGAGGGAGGCTGACCAATACTTCAGATCCGAGTATGATGTACTAATCAATGAAAGGAAAATTTATAGATCTATGAAGAAAGCAAAGGAGATGATTGAGGGTTCTGAGATTGCACAGTATGCACGACTTCGTGATTATGCTAACGAGATATTGAAGACTAATTCAGGATCGACAGTAAGGATCCACACGAATCCCATGCCTGATTCGAATCCTATTTTTTTGAGGATCTATGTTTGCTTTGATGCGTGCAAGAAGGGGTTTGTGGGTGGATGTAGACCTTTTATAGGGTTGGATGGGACATTCATAAGAGGATATTATGGGGGCAGTTACTGACAGCAATAGGACAGGACGCAAATAATCATATCTATCCTATTGCCTACGCAGTTGTAGAATCAGAGAACAAAGAGAGTTGGAAGTGGTTTTTGGAGATACTCCAGGAGGATGTGGGAGATTTTCAAGCTAATGGGTTTAACTTCATGTCAGATATGCAGAAGGTACTTGTGCATATTTAGTTGTTAAGTCTATTAGGGCAAGTTTAtgccttttttctctcatttaAGCATGTTATATTGATGTATGTCTGATTCATGTGTTTAGGGACTTTGAGGTTAGGTCTTAATTTGGTTAAGATTTTGGGTTGTCTTGAGATATCATGTATGGACTTGTTTAGGTCTATTTTTAGAATTTCATTGAAAGCTCATAACCTAATCATTACTGGCTTAATATTGAATTCTGTTTCTGGTTGCAAGTAGTTCCCAGTCTACAGTATGAATTCTGTTTTGGAATGATATTGAATTCTGTTTTGGAATGAGAATGATACTTTATTGTTGGGAATCTGGTTTAGCTATAGTTAAGTATGTTTTGGAATGAAGCTGATCCTTTATTATTGGAAACTGGTTTAGCTAAATACGCAATTCTGTTTTGCAATGGGACTGAAATTGGAACGTTGGAATCTGGTTTAGCTAAATATTGAATTCTGTTTTTGGATTGTTGGATTTTTGATAGCTGTTTACTTACATGCATGTCTACAGGGGCTAATACCGGCCGTACAAGAAATTTACCCGAATGCCAACCACAGATTCTGTACAATGCATATATGGCAAAATTTTCGCAAGAAATGGAATGACTTGCAGCTGAAAATGTGCATGTGGTATTGTGCCAAGGCTACCACAACACAAGATTTCAATGCTGCCATGGAGAGACTAAAAAGGATCAACGCTGGGACTTGGGAGTACCTGGATAAGATAAGCCCTAAACAATGGAGCAGAGCTCATTTTAGTGAATACCCTAAGTTAGACAACTACACCAACAACAACTGCGAAGTGTTTAATGCCAAGGTGAAGAAGATGAGGAGTAAGCCGATAATTACGATGTTGGAGGAAGTGAGGTGCTACGTAATGAGGATTATGGCTAGAAACAAAAAGGTTTTAGTTGGGTACAGCGGAAGGTTAGCTCCAACCCAACAGAGTAGATTAGAAAGGGAGAAGCGAGAGAACAATAAATGGAGGCCTCTGCCTACTGAAGATGACGCAGGAAATGTGACAAGAAAGGAATGGTGTCTTTTTTTTTCCAATATTACATTCATATAGAATGTATTTTGAGTAGGCTAAAAGTAAGTCAAATAAACTCATGAACCAAATTGAACTTGATTAGTTAGCAGGTTAATAAGCTGAGCTTATGAGCCAcgcaaatttaaatttgaatttgaattcaagtattaaataaagagtaaagtatcgtttttgtcctgacgtttggggtaaatcctatttgtgtccctaacgtttaaatcgtcttatttgtatccctaacgtttgtaaaagtgattcaatgttatccttccgtcaattacacatcatgaacgctttagttttagttttaaaaacctcttcttgaagttagaatataaatgtttgggatagaatcgatgatctactccaaaaaatagctcatcaaatgttaaaactaattcctataacatttacataatttacttttctaataacataattgaatctaaacccAAATAgtaggtataatattaaaatcgaccacatccaagtgagacctaattgagaatgaatacatccaagtgagaataattgaaaaatataatatgatttgttagtataattgatagtaggataacattgaatcacttttataaacgttaaggatacaaataggacaatttaaaTGTTAGAGACACAAacaggacttaccccaaacgttgaggacaaaaatgatactttactcttaaataaattaagcttgaactCAGACAATATTAATTTATTAGCTCGTGAacgaattatatatataatttattataattatttgtattaatatatattttatacacatatatacatatataatttttatatattgtcgaaccggttgaaccgggcccaaaccgGGCCCGTGAGCCCAACCGGCCCAGCATTTAATGAATCCAAGCCCCCCATTCACCCCATTCAGCAGAGGCAGCGTGAAACACATTTAGGGGAAGAGAGAAACGAAGAACGTTTCCAACCCTCACGGTAAATTTAATTTGCCGTAactcctccgtccgagctccgatcgccgcaccgtttgtggccacgcgtccatcgcgtcgagctctacatttctaccggaacaatttgtACTTGTTTGTGCCTTAATCGGGTGTGCCTATATGtacttgccatgctaaatgtgtatttgttacctgtaATAACTGTAACTttcttgtgtttgcctttatctgtctatttgtctgtgaaaatgcatgatggagttggaggtatggaggaatggcagtatgagACCTAGATTTaagattaagttaagttaggtttaaatattcttagaaaccacattttatggcttctgtttaatactttaaactctcatgcatttggaacttaaagcattagacctgtgatattaagactgatcaacttaatatcacttgtttagtGTGTATaaggaccagatgtcgactcgcagACGCGGTCGCGAGCGAGGTAGAGGTAGGATAGGCATCGTTACTCCTAGCCCGGTAGGGAAtgatccagtagactttatggctaCTCTGGGAAATATGGCTGTAGCTATGCAGGCAATAGCCGAGGCACTGGATAATAAGATAAATCAGGGTAATTACGGGAATAATAATGATGAGGATGTTCCTATGACACTTGCTTTATTTCTGAAAGTTCACCCTCCGACTTTCAGGAGAACCTCAAATCCCACTAACGCAGATAATTGGATTCAAGCTATGGAACGGTTGTTGCAGGCCCAACAGGTTCCTGAGGAGCAATGGGTTGGATTTGGAACTTATCAACTGCAAGGTGAGGCTCAGTATTGGTGACAGGGGACACGATGTATCCTGCAGGCAGGTGACGCTGTGATAGTCGGGAGATTGGTTATTTAAGAAccatgttttgcttgattgttctgaGAAGTCAGTACAGTTTATGCTGGAAGGGTCAAAAGCACCTGTTGTGGTGAATAATTACTATTTAGACTCTATGATAGTAAACTGTTCTGGAActgaatgtcagggtattatgttattaactaCGGGAGTATTATAtgatgatcagagtttagagTAGATTCCGGTTGTATGCGAATTTACAGATGTGTTTTCGGATAATattaatgaatttccacctaatcGGGATGTtgaatttgcaattgagttggtgcctggagccGGTCCGATTTCGATTACTTCTTACaggatgtcacctttagaaatggctgaactgaaagctcagttggaagatctgttgggtaagcattttatTCGATCAAGTGTTTATCCGTGGGGAGCATCAGTGTtgctggtaaagaagaaggatgggagtatgcggttatgtgtcgattatcggcaattgaatgagatcactgtgaagaataaatatctGTTGcttagaatcgatgatctaataGATCAGCTACAGGGTGCcggtgtgttttctaagattgatcTGCGATCTAGGTATCATCAAATAAGGATTAGAGACGAGGATATTCTGAAAACTGCTTTCAGAAcgcgttatggtcattatgagtatatagtgatgtcttttgggttaactaatgccccggcagtatttatggattatatgaacaggattttccgaccgtatctggacaagtttgttattgtcttcattggTGATATTCTTGTTTATTCTAAGTTTGAGGAGGAACATGCTAATCACTTATGAACTGTGCTGCAAATTATGAGAGataggaagttatatgctaagttatTTAAATGcgagttttggaagagtgaggtaaagtttctcggtcacgtggtgagtaagcagggaaTAGCCATGGATCCTGCTAAGGTAGAAGCAGTGATGAAATGGGAGTGATTAACTTCAGTAATAGAGATTAGAAGTTTTCTAAGTTTGGCGGGATAGTATCGGAAATTCATTAAGGAACTTTCAtagctcgccttacctttaactaagttgactaggaaggatacgcTTTTTATTTGGACCCAGAGTGTGAAGAGAGTTTTTGAGCATTAAAGCACAGATTGACTACTGCACTCGTGTTAGTATTGTCTGAACCAAGTGAGCCGtttgaagtgtactgtgatgcatcgCTGAAGGGCTTGGGGTGCGTtctgatgcagcaccagaatgttgtagcaCACGCCTCACGGCAATTAAAGCCGTATGAGATGAACTATTCGACACATGATTTAAAACTTGCTGCTattgtgtttgctttaaagatctggaggcactacctctatggtgttaagtttcatgttttctcagaccataagagtttgaagtatctttttgagcaggAAGAGTTGAATATgtgtcagaggaggtggatggagcttctgaaagattatgattttggaAAGTGTCAGAAGGACAGGATGGTTTGTGGAAGTTCAATAACCGAATTGTTGTGCCAGATATTGGAGACCTGCGACAGAGAatcttgaaggaagctcataagagcggaTTCTCAATTCATCCAGGGAGTACTAAAATGTATCAGGATCTGaaagcgatgttctggtggccaggtatgaagaatgatgtggcattgcacgtatctaaatgtttaacatgtcagaaggttaagattgagcatcagagaccatcagggaCCCTTCAGCCTTTAGAGATTCTACAATAGAAATGAGAGAGtatcgcaatggattttgtgataggtttgcctagaacccgatctggttgtgatgctatttgggtggttgtggatCGATTGACGAAATCAGCTCACCTTCTTCCTATCcgaataagttgcacaatggaggaattggctcaaatgtatatcaaagagattgtcaggttacatggcgtgccttctaccattatatctgacagGGATCCTCGTTTTACATCAaggttctggggagcttttcagcatgcatttgggactcagttaagcttgagtactgtgtatcaccctcagacagagGGTCAGTCAGATagaactattcagaccttggaggatatgctaagggcttgtATTTTGGACCAGCCAGCGAGCTaggatcggtatatgccattgatagaattttattataataatagctatcatgcgagcatcagaatggctccatatgaggctctgtatggcaaGAAATGTCAATCTCCATTATGTTGGTATGAAATTAGAGAAAGGAGTTTattagggcctgagatgatagctgaaaacgactgaacagataaagaaaattcgtagtcgaatgcttatagcccaaagccgCCAAAAGAGCTATGCTGTTCAGAGGCGAAAGCCTTTGGAGTTCAAAGAAGGAGAACATGTCTTTCTGAAAGTTACACCAACCATTGGAGTGGGAAGAGCTTTTAAGACTAAGAAACTAaatccccgttatattggaccgtttgagatctTGAAGAGAATTGGACTagtggcttatagaattgccttaccgccgtatttttcgaatttgcacgaTGTGTTTC includes:
- the LOC107609781 gene encoding putative phosphatidylglycerol/phosphatidylinositol transfer protein DDB_G0282179 yields the protein MEIHSSASMLKILLFLCISSSTILLQAQAETIKYCEKSANYVVKVSDVKILPDPVVRGEPFTFKISAYTPETIPSGDLVYEITYAGAEGAPAIFHHDLCEEAPCPLPAGDFTLVHTELLPSYTPLGTYNVKLTFNDHKDNQLTCIKFPFKIGSESSVSSI
- the LOC110264966 gene encoding uncharacterized protein LOC110264966, with translation MLIAQSRQKSYAVQRRKPLEFKEGEHVFLKVTPTIGVGRAFKTKKLNPRYIGPFEILKRIGLVAYRIALPPYFSNLHDVFHVSQLQKYTPDASHVLESEPAQVREDLTLRVIPVRIDDTNIKRLCGKEVSLKKRIAFDNAGSLRSLSLSHIKNEV